A genomic region of Haliotis asinina isolate JCU_RB_2024 chromosome 1, JCU_Hal_asi_v2, whole genome shotgun sequence contains the following coding sequences:
- the LOC137275633 gene encoding uncharacterized protein has translation MFIRIEPSSDPQDNTHQKSNLTSSVFQYIRTVLCLGGIYCGEGNATRRWKKKAAVLVFLTYLLHVPLYSMEIYDRFTESKHTTRLIGCLVICTAVIYLSFVSLVDMPKDLTELEQIFNLYMEKYKSTFVSSHRLRLLRIILSFTLLNCVVSGPVLTSFFRDNRAILCDVYPSCHLPGYWKHFGFALNGLFSLTSQIQWQGRLLVCLIFTAFLLHEFKSLAQKFKDLSMSGATNVENELEALVDHHECLVDVLNETNNCMRHYNFVVIFLCIPVNCVFLYGAISNPMTESELIYLFLGITIVLGVVIGKVFFEALVSSKAHEPLRYIWKMRKGIVSDRGRQTLDMFVARLTGETISYDVYGLLTVTMPTLLGILGTVTTYIIVVIQFKPTDAPLCNPTVVRNVTCGGTP, from the exons ATGTTTATACGAATTGAGCCAAGTAGTGATCCTCAGGACAATACCCATCAAAAGTCCAATTTGACAAGTTCTGTCTTTCAGTATATCCGCACTGTGCTCTGCCTAGGGGGGATATACTGTGGAGAAGGTAACGCCACAAGAAGATGGAAGAAGAAAGCTGCCGTACTCGTTTTCCTCACATACCTACTGCATGTCCCATTGTATTCCATGGAAATATACGATCGCTTTACAGAATCAAAacatacaacaagactcattgGTTGTCTGGTGATATGCACAGCGGTTATCTACCttagttttgtttctttggtTGACATGCCAAAAGATCTGACAGAACTAGAACAGATATTCAATCTGTATATGGAAAAGTACAAATCGACTTTTGTTTCCTCCCACAGATTACGATTGCTGAGGATAATTCTTTCGTTCACGTTGCTTAATTGTGTGGTGTCTGGTCCAGTTCTTACATCATTTTTTCGAGACAATCGGGCTATTCTGTGTGACGTCTATCCTTCGTGTCATCTTCCTGGCTACTGGAAACACTTTGGATTCGCTTTAAATGGTCTCTTTAGTCTCACATCACAAATACAATGGCAAGGGCGCCTTCTCGTTTGCTTGATTTTTACCGCCTTTTTGTTGCACGAATTCAAGTCTCTTGCTCAGAAATTCAAGGATCTGTCCATGTCCGGCGCCACGAATGTGGAAAATGAACTTGAAGCTCTGGTTGATCATCACGAATGCTTGGTGGATGTGTTGAATGAGACGAATAACTGCATGCGTCACTACAACTTTGTTGTCATATTCTTATGCATACCTGTAAACTGTGTGTTTCTGTATGGTGCAATTTCCAACCCGATGACAGAATCTGAGCTGATATACCTGTTCCTTGGAATAACAATTGTGCTTGGTGTTGTCATTGGAAAAGTGTTCTTTGAAGCGTTGGTGAGTTCAAAG GCTCATGAACCACTGAGATACATATGGAAAATGAGGAAGGGGATTGTTTCTGACAGAGGACGGCAAACT CTCGATATGTTCGTGGCCAGACTAACTGGGGAAACTATCAGCTACGACGTCTATGGCCTTCTCACAGTCACCATGCCAACACTTCTTGGG ATCCTAGGGACTGTGACAACGTATATCATAGTGGTTATTCAGTTCAAACCAACTGATGCTCCCCTGTGTAATCCTACTGTGGTGAGGAACGTCACTTGCGGTGGTACACCATGA
- the LOC137275649 gene encoding uncharacterized protein, with translation MFIRIEPSDGPQDNTEQKSSFTTVLFQYVRTLLCFGGIYCGEGNATRRWKKKVALLIFFLYIVHIPLYAMAIYDSSRVSRHTLRLVGFQVICAANVYLSFVSLVKMPKDLAELEHVFNAYEEHYKSNFLSSNRLRLLRIMISFTLVTSILFGPIQMFLYRNNEDILCDVYPSCHLPDYWKCLGFALNAVFNLLSHIQWQGHFLVCVIFTKFLLQEFQIIVQKFKDLSMSGAPNVARECEVLVEHHECLVDVLNTTNDCMRHYSFSVIVLCIPINCLFLYAAISKQLTKPELIFLCIGICAALSFVGTKVVLEGLVSSKAHDPLRYIWKVRKRIISQRGRETLDLFVTRLTGETIGYNVYGLFTISQPTFLGIVGTLATYIIVVVQFKPADVPLCNPSLVGNITVGGTP, from the exons ATGTTTATACGAATTGAGCCAAGTGATGGTCCCCAGGACAATACTGAGCAGAAGTCCAGTTTCACAACCGTTCTATTTCAGTATGTTCGAACATTGCTCTGCTTTGGAGGGATATACTGTGGAGAAGGCAATGCTACACGAAGATGGAAGAAGAAGGTTGCCCTACTCATTTTCTTTTTATACATAGTACATATTCCACTGTATGCTATGGCAATATACGATAGCTCCAGGGTATCACGGCACACGTTGAGACTTGTCGGTTTTCAAGTGATATGCGCTGCCAACGTCTACCTCAGCTTTGTTAGTTTGGTCAAAATGCCAAAAGATCTGGCGGAGCTGGAACATGTGTTCAACGCGTATGAGGAACACTACAAATCAAACTTTCTTTCCTCCAACAGATTAAGATTGCTGAGGATAATGATTTCATTCACGCTGGTAACATCTATATTATTTGGTCCAATTCAGATGTTCCTTTACAGAAACAATGAGGATATTCTGTGTGACGTTTACCCTTCGTGTCATCTCCCAGACTACTGGAAATGCCTTGGATTTGCTTTAAATGCTGTTTTCAACTTACTGTCACACATTCAGTGGCAAGGGCACTTTCTCGTTTGCGTGATCTTTACCAAATTCTTGCTACAAGAATTCCAGATAATTGTTCAGAAATTCAAGGATCTGTCCATGTCCGGTGCCCCAAATGTAGCAAGGGAGTGTGAAGTTTTGGTTGAGCATCACGAATGCTTGGTGGATGTGCTGAATACTACAAATGATTGCATGCGTCACTACAGCTTTTCTGTCATCGTTTTATGCATACCCATAAACTGTTTGTTTCTGTATGCTGCCATTTCCAAACAACTGACCAAACCTGAACTGATTTTCTTATGTATTGGAATATGCGCCGCACTTTCTTTTGTGGGCACAAAAGTGGTCCTGGAAGGGTTAGTCAGTTCAAAG GCTCACGATCCCTTGAGATATATATGGAAAGTGAGAAAAAGGATCATTTCTCAAAGAGGGCGAGAAACT CTTGATCTGTTCGTGACCAGACTCACTGGGGAAACGATCGGCTACAACGTTTATGGCCTTTTCACAATCTCTCAGCCAACATTTCTTGGG ATTGTTGGGACTCTGGCAACGTATATCATTGTGGTTGTTCAGTTCAAACCGGCAGACGTCCCCCTGTGTAATCCAAGCTTGGTGGGTAACATCACTGTCGGTGGCACACCATGA